In Dyadobacter subterraneus, a single genomic region encodes these proteins:
- a CDS encoding THUMP-like domain-containing protein, whose protein sequence is MSQVLTNKNSSETGFSEAELAFIQKYKDDDVTKLILKGTQFKDIDVKKLAAQILSRQKASKKLPEWAAIEKLIFPPSLSVEQSSSEATAKYKSSLIQGKMLIDITGGMGVDTYYLSKNFDKTHYFEQQEEVAITAEYNFGLLSAKNIEVHNADSIEGIQKNNMYADWIYADPARRDANKQKVVLLSDCAPDVKFHLSELFKHAPNVLLKTSPLLDIDLAAQELKSVREVHVIGYEQECKELLFNINKDFDDDFAIKARVINPAGEIIHELDFTRNQEREAIIEFNEPLSYLYEPHPAILKAGAFKYLCTAFDVKKLAPHSHLYTSEKLVSNFPGRTFEVTAICKPDAKEIGQFVPDNKANLTIRNFPAKIDDLRKKWRLKEGGDIYLFATTLFNQKKTVVVTKKL, encoded by the coding sequence ATGAGCCAAGTTTTGACAAATAAAAATTCATCGGAAACCGGTTTTTCAGAAGCTGAACTTGCTTTTATACAAAAATACAAGGACGACGATGTAACTAAACTGATCTTAAAAGGTACTCAGTTTAAAGATATTGATGTCAAAAAACTTGCCGCCCAGATTCTTTCCAGACAAAAAGCTTCCAAAAAATTACCTGAATGGGCAGCGATTGAAAAACTCATTTTTCCGCCGTCCCTTTCCGTTGAACAAAGCTCCTCGGAGGCTACTGCCAAATATAAATCTTCATTAATACAAGGAAAAATGCTGATTGATATTACCGGCGGTATGGGTGTTGATACCTATTACCTCAGTAAAAATTTTGACAAAACGCATTATTTCGAACAACAGGAAGAAGTTGCGATAACGGCGGAATATAATTTTGGATTACTTTCCGCAAAAAATATCGAAGTGCATAATGCAGATTCTATTGAAGGAATACAGAAAAACAATATGTACGCAGACTGGATTTATGCAGATCCTGCAAGAAGAGATGCAAATAAACAAAAAGTTGTGCTATTGTCGGACTGTGCTCCTGACGTAAAATTTCACCTTTCGGAGCTTTTCAAACACGCTCCAAATGTACTTTTAAAAACTTCTCCGCTACTGGATATTGATCTTGCTGCGCAGGAATTAAAATCCGTCAGAGAAGTTCATGTCATTGGTTACGAACAGGAATGTAAGGAATTGCTTTTTAATATCAACAAAGACTTCGATGACGATTTTGCGATTAAAGCCCGTGTGATAAATCCGGCTGGTGAAATAATTCACGAACTGGATTTTACGCGTAATCAGGAGCGAGAAGCCATTATTGAATTCAACGAGCCGCTTTCCTATCTATATGAACCGCATCCTGCCATATTAAAAGCAGGTGCATTTAAATACTTGTGTACGGCGTTTGATGTCAAAAAACTGGCCCCACATAGTCACCTCTATACTTCTGAAAAACTTGTTTCAAATTTCCCCGGACGAACATTTGAAGTAACTGCAATTTGCAAACCCGATGCAAAAGAAATAGGACAATTTGTGCCAGATAATAAGGCAAATCTGACGATCAGAAATTTTCCCGCAAAAATTGATGACCTGAGAAAAAAATGGCGTCTTAAAGAAGGTGGTGATATCTACCTTTTTGCTACGACCCTTTTTAACCAGAAAAAGACAGTGGTTGTAACAAAAAAATTATAA
- the acs gene encoding acetate--CoA ligase yields MRIKTFEEYQVAYQQSVDDPEGYWAEVGQQFQWRKPWKKVLSGDFAEATIKWYEGGVLNITENALDRHLADKGDQPAIIWEPNDPDDQAVTITYHVLYDRVCRFANVLKKHGVKKGDRICIYLPMVPELTIAVLACARIGAVHSVVFGGFSAKSIADRINDAECTMVITSDGSFRGQKVIPMKETVDNALDLCKTVKNVIVMTRTRTPVSMLKGRDLWWEEEEKTVDSVCPAEPMDAEDTLFILYTSGSTGKPKGVVHTVAGYMVFATYTFANVFQYEPGEIHFCTADIGWITGHSYIVYGPLCYGATSLIFEGIPTYPDAGRFWQIVAKHKVNILYTAPTAIRSLMSFGLSFVKDNDLSSLRKLGSVGEPINEEAWQWFKQNIGKGNCPLVDTWWQTETGGIMISSLAGVTPEKPTYATLPLPGIQPVLVDEKGEIIEGNGVSGNLCIKFPWPGIIRTTYGDHDRCKQTYFSTYPGMYFTGDGCLRDEDGNYRITGRVDDVMNVSGHRIGTAEVENAINMHLGVVESAVVGYPHEIKGQGIYAYIITESKPDDPEMMRKDIAATVSRLIGPIAKPDKIQFVSGLPKTRSGKIMRRILRKVAEGEMDSLGDISTLLDPAVVDDIKAGAL; encoded by the coding sequence ATGAGAATTAAAACCTTTGAAGAGTATCAGGTTGCCTACCAGCAAAGTGTGGACGATCCCGAAGGTTATTGGGCCGAAGTTGGCCAGCAATTCCAGTGGCGCAAACCATGGAAAAAAGTTTTAAGCGGTGATTTCGCAGAAGCAACCATAAAATGGTACGAAGGCGGAGTTCTTAATATCACCGAAAATGCACTTGACAGGCATCTTGCCGATAAAGGTGACCAGCCTGCCATTATCTGGGAGCCAAATGATCCGGACGATCAGGCGGTGACGATAACCTATCATGTTTTATACGACCGCGTTTGTCGTTTTGCCAATGTTTTGAAAAAACATGGCGTTAAAAAAGGAGATAGAATTTGTATCTATCTGCCTATGGTTCCTGAACTTACAATTGCAGTACTAGCATGTGCCAGAATAGGCGCGGTTCATTCAGTAGTTTTTGGCGGATTTTCTGCCAAATCAATCGCTGACCGGATTAATGATGCGGAATGTACCATGGTAATTACTTCCGACGGTTCTTTCCGCGGACAGAAAGTAATTCCAATGAAAGAAACGGTGGATAATGCACTGGATTTGTGTAAAACGGTTAAAAATGTAATCGTTATGACACGTACCCGCACGCCTGTTTCCATGTTAAAAGGAAGAGATTTGTGGTGGGAAGAGGAAGAAAAAACAGTAGATTCTGTTTGTCCGGCTGAGCCAATGGACGCAGAGGATACGCTTTTCATTTTGTACACATCTGGCTCAACTGGAAAGCCAAAAGGTGTGGTGCATACCGTGGCGGGTTATATGGTTTTCGCAACTTATACTTTTGCCAATGTTTTTCAATACGAACCTGGCGAAATCCATTTCTGTACGGCTGATATTGGCTGGATTACAGGTCATAGTTACATTGTTTACGGACCGCTTTGTTACGGTGCAACTTCCCTTATTTTTGAAGGAATCCCAACTTATCCTGACGCAGGCCGTTTCTGGCAGATTGTGGCAAAACATAAAGTAAATATTCTCTATACTGCGCCCACAGCAATCCGCTCGCTGATGAGTTTTGGATTGTCATTTGTAAAAGATAATGATTTGTCATCTTTACGGAAACTCGGCTCGGTAGGAGAGCCTATTAACGAAGAAGCGTGGCAATGGTTTAAGCAAAATATCGGCAAAGGAAATTGTCCGCTGGTAGATACCTGGTGGCAGACCGAAACGGGTGGTATCATGATTTCATCGCTTGCCGGTGTTACGCCAGAAAAACCAACCTATGCAACTTTACCTTTGCCTGGAATTCAGCCTGTTTTGGTGGATGAAAAAGGTGAAATTATTGAAGGAAATGGGGTTAGCGGAAATCTTTGTATCAAATTCCCTTGGCCAGGAATTATCCGTACAACTTATGGAGATCATGACCGCTGCAAACAAACTTATTTCTCTACCTACCCGGGAATGTATTTCACCGGAGACGGATGTCTTCGCGATGAAGATGGAAATTACAGAATTACTGGTCGTGTGGATGATGTAATGAATGTTTCCGGTCACCGGATTGGTACCGCTGAGGTTGAAAATGCTATCAATATGCACCTCGGTGTGGTAGAATCGGCCGTAGTTGGTTATCCGCATGAGATCAAAGGACAAGGAATTTATGCTTATATTATCACAGAAAGTAAACCGGACGATCCGGAAATGATGCGCAAGGATATTGCAGCAACTGTTTCAAGATTGATCGGCCCGATTGCTAAACCGGATAAAATCCAGTTTGTTTCAGGTCTACCAAAAACGCGTTCAGGGAAAATTATGCGACGTATTTTGCGTAAGGTGGCCGAAGGAGAAATGGATAGTCTTGGAGATATTTCAACTTTACTTGATCCGGCCGTTGTGGACGATATTAAGGCAGGCGCATTGTAA
- a CDS encoding ABC transporter permease yields MRNIFLVIKREYMVRVKKKSFLIMTILAPVLFVGGYALVIWMAISSVDSKTVQVVDESGLFTNEFKDSESIKFSYLKSSIDSAKIHFAGGEANALVYIPKNVITSPKSVRIYAAKNVSMELKSDIEYVIEKQIENIKLSEAGITHKILEDSRVNVHSETISLSEEGEKTSSSGAATVIGGICAFLIYMSVFIYGTQVMRGVTEEKTSRIVEVIISSVKPYQLMMGKIIGVALVGLTQFILWIFLTISLTAVASNVLSAKIPKDSKQIQQEMQKIQKGMPASQMAASGVDNPVAEVLGAVNSLNIPLIVSCFLFYYLGGYLFYSALFGAVGAAVDNDADTQQFMLPITLPIIFSFVFAQFVLRDPDGNLAFWTSMIPFTSPIIMMVRIPFGVPAWQIALSMVFLVLGFIGTIWVASRIYRVGILMYGKKVTYKELAKWIFYKV; encoded by the coding sequence ATGCGAAATATATTTCTGGTTATAAAAAGGGAATACATGGTTCGGGTGAAGAAAAAGTCATTTTTGATCATGACGATTCTTGCCCCGGTACTTTTTGTAGGAGGATATGCCCTGGTAATCTGGATGGCGATCAGTTCGGTGGATAGCAAAACGGTTCAGGTTGTTGATGAAAGCGGACTTTTCACTAATGAATTTAAGGATTCAGAATCGATCAAATTTTCCTATCTCAAATCTTCAATTGATTCTGCAAAAATTCATTTTGCCGGAGGTGAGGCCAATGCGTTGGTTTATATTCCCAAAAATGTAATTACCTCGCCCAAAAGTGTGAGGATCTATGCCGCTAAAAATGTGAGTATGGAGCTTAAATCTGATATTGAGTATGTTATTGAAAAACAGATTGAAAATATTAAACTTTCGGAAGCCGGTATAACTCATAAAATTCTGGAAGATTCCCGGGTCAATGTCCATTCTGAAACCATAAGTCTGAGCGAAGAAGGTGAAAAAACGAGTAGCTCTGGTGCGGCGACGGTCATTGGCGGAATTTGCGCATTCCTTATCTATATGTCTGTTTTTATTTACGGAACTCAGGTAATGCGCGGCGTAACGGAAGAAAAAACAAGCCGGATCGTGGAAGTAATTATTTCTTCGGTAAAACCTTATCAGCTGATGATGGGGAAAATAATCGGTGTGGCATTGGTTGGATTAACACAATTTATACTCTGGATTTTTCTTACCATTTCACTTACAGCCGTCGCTTCCAATGTTTTGAGTGCAAAAATTCCAAAAGATTCCAAGCAGATTCAACAGGAAATGCAAAAAATTCAGAAAGGCATGCCGGCTTCTCAAATGGCAGCTTCGGGTGTTGATAACCCGGTTGCTGAGGTTCTGGGTGCTGTTAACAGTTTGAATATTCCACTAATTGTTTCCTGCTTTTTGTTTTATTATCTGGGTGGGTATTTGTTTTACAGCGCACTTTTTGGTGCTGTCGGAGCTGCCGTGGATAATGACGCAGACACTCAGCAATTTATGCTGCCTATTACCTTACCAATAATTTTCTCCTTTGTTTTTGCCCAGTTCGTACTTCGGGATCCTGATGGAAACCTCGCGTTCTGGACTTCCATGATTCCGTTCACGTCGCCGATCATTATGATGGTTCGGATACCGTTTGGTGTCCCTGCCTGGCAGATTGCCTTGTCGATGGTTTTTCTTGTTCTGGGCTTTATCGGCACAATATGGGTTGCATCGCGTATTTACCGGGTTGGTATATTGATGTATGGCAAAAAGGTTACCTACAAAGAACTGGCGAAATGGATTTTTTATAAAGTTTAA
- a CDS encoding dicarboxylate/amino acid:cation symporter produces the protein MKKNITIVNLALITIAALATVLNAYNIITFSTDVLVALRWTALAGLIIFAIIKKNLTTSILISMLVGTEIGYDFPEIGTGLHFLRQIFLQMIKTVIAPLLFATLVTGIAGHSDLKQVGRMGWKSLLYFEVVTTFALVIGLFFANWIRPGDGIAIPANFSATLPKVAEQTWQEIILHSFPENIAKSIYHGEVLQIVVFSVLFGISLALIPAAKKEKFVAGIETLAEVMFKFTKIIMLFAPIGVGAAIAETVGHMGIDVLKNLALMLATLYCALAAFILLVFVPIMLFARIPIIKFVKNIFEPVSIAFATTSSESALPKAMEKMEKFGVPRQIVSFVMPTGYSFNLDGSTLYLALATVFVAQATGTEMSIGQQLSMVFLLMLTSKGVAGIPRATLVILLGAIANFNMPEWPVLLLMGIDELMDMARTSVNVTGNCLATAVIARWEGELDDEKMRLSDQVLEQEVVSA, from the coding sequence ATGAAGAAGAACATTACTATTGTAAATCTGGCTCTTATTACGATCGCCGCGCTTGCCACAGTACTCAACGCTTACAATATCATTACGTTTTCGACGGATGTTTTAGTCGCTTTGCGTTGGACTGCGTTGGCTGGTCTGATCATTTTTGCGATCATAAAGAAAAACCTGACCACATCTATTCTTATTTCGATGCTGGTTGGTACAGAGATAGGATATGATTTTCCGGAAATTGGGACAGGACTTCACTTTTTACGGCAGATATTCCTGCAAATGATTAAAACGGTAATCGCCCCGTTACTTTTTGCAACGCTGGTTACAGGTATTGCCGGACATTCCGATTTAAAACAGGTTGGACGCATGGGTTGGAAATCGCTTCTTTATTTTGAAGTAGTAACAACTTTTGCTTTGGTAATAGGTTTGTTTTTTGCTAACTGGATTCGTCCTGGTGATGGTATTGCTATCCCGGCAAATTTCAGTGCTACTTTACCAAAAGTCGCCGAGCAAACATGGCAGGAAATTATACTTCATTCTTTCCCGGAAAATATTGCCAAATCAATTTATCATGGAGAAGTGCTACAAATTGTGGTATTCAGTGTTCTTTTCGGGATCAGTCTTGCGTTGATACCAGCTGCTAAAAAAGAGAAATTTGTAGCCGGAATTGAAACTTTGGCTGAGGTGATGTTCAAATTCACTAAAATTATCATGCTTTTCGCTCCGATTGGTGTGGGAGCTGCCATCGCGGAAACGGTTGGACATATGGGAATCGACGTATTGAAAAACCTTGCGTTGATGCTTGCCACATTATATTGCGCACTGGCTGCGTTCATTTTGTTGGTTTTTGTACCAATTATGCTGTTCGCACGTATTCCGATTATCAAATTTGTCAAGAATATTTTCGAGCCCGTTTCTATTGCATTTGCTACCACAAGTTCAGAATCTGCTTTGCCAAAAGCTATGGAGAAAATGGAGAAATTTGGTGTTCCGCGTCAAATTGTTTCCTTCGTTATGCCAACGGGTTACAGTTTCAATCTGGATGGTTCGACGCTCTATCTTGCACTTGCAACTGTTTTCGTTGCCCAGGCTACCGGAACTGAAATGTCTATCGGACAGCAGCTTTCAATGGTATTTTTATTGATGCTGACCAGTAAAGGCGTTGCAGGAATTCCAAGAGCAACACTTGTAATTTTGTTGGGTGCGATCGCCAATTTTAATATGCCTGAATGGCCTGTGCTTCTTTTAATGGGAATTGACGAGCTTATGGATATGGCACGAACTTCTGTCAATGTGACAGGGAATTGTTTGGCAACCGCAGTAATCGCACGATGGGAAGGAGAACTGGACGATGAAAAAATGCGTTTATCCGATCAGGTTCTGGAACAGGAAGTCGTTTCAGCCTAG
- a CDS encoding ABC transporter ATP-binding protein, which translates to MNIIEVQNITKDYSNHRALDDVSLNIPKGCIFGLLGPNGAGKTSLIRIINQITGPDSGQVFFDGQPLGPQHISKIGYLPEERGLYKKMKVGEQLLYLAQLKGLSQKEAMEKLKIWFIKFDIKTWWDKSVSDLSKGMQQKVQFVSTVLHEPALIILDEPFSGFDPINANLIRDEILELKQKGSTIIFSTHRMETVEELCDNIALIHRAKKVLDGPKSLIKEQFKTNTFFVEYRGNLNGLEHKYQLEKTTHGENEFLRTNIHLPNHITANELLSDLLPQVEIRSFGENIPTMSDIFMRAVNEVPEA; encoded by the coding sequence ATGAATATTATAGAAGTTCAAAACATTACGAAAGATTATTCCAATCATCGTGCGCTGGATGATGTCAGTCTCAATATTCCCAAAGGCTGTATTTTTGGACTTTTAGGCCCTAATGGTGCCGGAAAAACTTCTCTTATACGTATTATCAACCAAATTACCGGCCCTGATTCCGGACAGGTTTTCTTTGACGGCCAGCCACTTGGTCCGCAGCATATTTCAAAAATTGGTTATCTGCCCGAAGAACGCGGCTTATACAAAAAAATGAAAGTCGGCGAGCAGCTTCTTTATCTTGCCCAACTGAAAGGCTTATCCCAAAAGGAAGCCATGGAAAAACTAAAAATCTGGTTTATCAAGTTTGATATAAAAACCTGGTGGGATAAAAGCGTGTCGGATCTGTCAAAAGGTATGCAGCAAAAAGTACAGTTTGTATCCACAGTTTTGCACGAACCGGCACTGATTATTCTTGATGAACCATTTTCCGGTTTTGATCCGATCAATGCCAATCTGATCCGTGATGAAATTCTGGAACTGAAACAAAAAGGCAGCACGATCATTTTTTCAACCCACCGTATGGAAACAGTTGAAGAACTTTGTGACAATATTGCTCTGATTCACCGTGCCAAAAAAGTACTGGACGGACCAAAATCCTTGATAAAGGAACAATTCAAAACCAATACGTTTTTTGTTGAATATCGTGGAAATCTGAATGGATTGGAACATAAATATCAACTGGAAAAAACCACGCATGGCGAAAATGAATTTCTGCGTACTAATATTCATCTTCCAAACCATATTACCGCGAATGAACTTTTGAGCGATCTTCTTCCACAAGTTGAAATTCGTTCTTTTGGTGAAAATATTCCTACCATGAGTGATATTTTCATGCGTGCGGTCAACGAAGTTCCCGAAGCCTGA
- a CDS encoding helix-turn-helix domain-containing protein translates to MLINEHTESLISERVKAIEAIADQLPAIVIVHRIEDFSVVYMSPKGLSLLGVSLDELKQMRAEYQHRFFNIEDSDDYWPKFKVMLSKNDMDSSISYFQQVKLAGSENWAWYISATKLFMQDEEGNAFLCITTATAIDEMKHMPAKAERLLEESTFLRENYQKFSTLGKREKEILKMVSYGKSSPEISEELGIASATVDAHRKNIKKKLSISSYYDFAQYARAFDLI, encoded by the coding sequence ATGTTAATCAACGAACACACTGAAAGTCTTATTTCTGAAAGAGTTAAGGCAATTGAGGCAATTGCAGACCAACTTCCGGCGATTGTCATTGTACATAGAATTGAAGATTTTTCGGTGGTTTATATGTCTCCTAAAGGATTATCCCTATTAGGTGTCAGTCTTGATGAGTTAAAACAAATGCGCGCCGAATATCAGCACCGGTTTTTTAATATTGAAGATTCGGATGATTACTGGCCAAAGTTCAAAGTGATGCTGTCAAAAAATGATATGGACAGCAGTATTTCCTATTTCCAGCAGGTGAAACTTGCGGGTAGCGAAAATTGGGCCTGGTATATAAGCGCAACCAAATTATTTATGCAGGACGAAGAGGGAAATGCTTTTTTATGTATCACCACGGCTACGGCCATTGATGAAATGAAACATATGCCTGCAAAAGCTGAACGTTTGCTGGAAGAAAGTACTTTTCTGCGGGAGAATTATCAAAAATTTTCAACTTTGGGGAAACGCGAGAAAGAAATTTTAAAAATGGTTTCTTACGGCAAAAGTTCGCCGGAAATATCAGAAGAATTAGGAATTGCATCAGCGACTGTGGATGCACATCGAAAAAATATTAAGAAGAAATTGTCAATAAGTTCATACTATGATTTCGCCCAATATGCCCGGGCTTTTGATCTTATTTAA
- a CDS encoding ArsC family reductase has protein sequence MFTVYGIPNCNTVKKARTWLDEKGIAYTFHDYKKKGITEEKITGWFQFFPWEKLVNKAGTTWKQLSDEEKTSVIDEKSATKLMISKNSVIKRPLIEDASGKALTLGFSETEFERAFL, from the coding sequence ATGTTCACAGTATACGGAATTCCGAATTGCAACACAGTAAAAAAAGCAAGAACCTGGCTTGATGAAAAAGGTATCGCATATACTTTTCATGACTACAAGAAAAAAGGTATCACCGAAGAAAAGATAACAGGCTGGTTTCAATTTTTTCCATGGGAAAAACTTGTCAATAAAGCCGGAACGACCTGGAAACAATTATCCGATGAAGAAAAAACATCTGTCATAGACGAAAAGTCTGCAACTAAATTAATGATATCGAAAAACTCAGTGATTAAAAGACCACTGATTGAAGACGCATCTGGAAAAGCCCTTACCCTTGGTTTTTCAGAGACAGAATTCGAGAGGGCGTTTTTATAG